A part of Laribacter hongkongensis DSM 14985 genomic DNA contains:
- a CDS encoding sensor histidine kinase, producing MHAAQPALLQLTGTRDQLPIAGYMVVLRDPTRLLSVTEAASRLAADEFSPLAGNVSLGYTGDDVWLAFRLRAPADPVLAHWLEVPPAVLDRVSLFARHAGDWKEESIGDTLPFSGRRMLVPMATFRLAPVGESLYLLRIRTSSAMQADPVIYGETAYLVHMQHALLGQGLFFGALLLVGLLSLVWWRASRETVYLLYAAYLVCSGVALAAPMGLTVRYLHPENPAWSFYTTGLSFLLAIMLSNLCFARILKTRRRAPWAHRTIVLTNLLAGLGCLVMPFGGYGMLMPLVLLLSLVLIHWLPWVCWRQIRQRRLQLGYWFLAGLSVYSIGIDMNFLRLLGVLEPGELNHMLAVGAHLLQMVFMGTGLAFRTLSRQQKKTLAQVARLSRARALSRRLDAQVDERTRLLREEISERQRTERLLLQREAQLKLSLTDKQRDLDEQRRFVAMLSHELRTPMAVIDSASQMLSLRLPASDRSSQSRLARIRQEVRRLTALCDNWLADDRLGQQSQRLQPVCCTLAVWLQEVVAGIQCESGDIHLHELPVAEVVIDPFLLRVALHNLIDNARKYSPAGLPVELHAGCRPDGMLVLVVADRGSGVPDALKETIFERYERGREHVASIRGLGLGLSIVRRIVEQHQGQIHVRDRAGGGSEFVVQLPVVVSTVPLSGPRLLPAPLMQEVPARQPDRTG from the coding sequence GTGCATGCTGCCCAACCGGCCCTGCTCCAGCTGACAGGTACCCGGGATCAACTGCCCATAGCCGGCTACATGGTCGTGCTACGGGATCCGACCCGGCTTCTGAGTGTCACGGAAGCCGCCAGCCGGCTGGCGGCGGACGAGTTTTCCCCGCTGGCCGGCAATGTTTCCCTGGGATATACCGGCGACGATGTCTGGCTGGCTTTCCGCTTGCGCGCACCTGCCGATCCGGTATTGGCACACTGGCTGGAGGTTCCGCCGGCCGTACTGGACCGTGTCAGCCTGTTTGCCAGACATGCCGGTGACTGGAAGGAAGAAAGCATCGGCGACACCCTGCCGTTTTCCGGACGAAGGATGCTGGTACCGATGGCGACATTCCGGCTGGCTCCGGTCGGAGAGTCGCTGTACCTGTTGCGGATCCGCACAAGCAGCGCCATGCAGGCTGATCCGGTGATCTATGGCGAAACCGCCTATCTCGTGCACATGCAGCATGCCCTGCTCGGGCAAGGGTTGTTTTTTGGTGCATTGCTGCTGGTCGGGCTGCTGTCGCTGGTGTGGTGGCGGGCCTCCAGGGAAACGGTCTATCTGCTTTACGCCGCATACCTCGTTTGCAGCGGTGTGGCGCTGGCGGCTCCCATGGGGCTGACGGTACGTTACCTGCACCCCGAGAACCCGGCCTGGTCGTTCTATACGACGGGGCTGTCGTTCCTGCTGGCCATCATGCTGTCCAACCTGTGCTTTGCCCGGATCCTGAAAACCCGGCGACGTGCACCATGGGCGCACCGGACCATTGTGCTGACCAACCTTCTGGCAGGACTGGGCTGCCTTGTCATGCCGTTTGGCGGTTACGGCATGCTGATGCCGCTGGTCCTGCTGCTGTCGCTGGTACTGATCCACTGGTTGCCGTGGGTGTGCTGGCGGCAGATCCGCCAGCGCCGGCTGCAACTGGGCTACTGGTTTCTGGCCGGTTTGTCGGTGTACAGCATCGGCATCGACATGAATTTCCTGCGTTTGCTGGGCGTACTGGAGCCGGGGGAGCTGAACCACATGCTGGCTGTCGGGGCGCACCTGTTGCAGATGGTGTTCATGGGTACCGGCCTTGCATTCCGGACCCTCAGCCGGCAACAGAAAAAGACACTGGCACAGGTCGCCAGACTGTCCCGTGCCCGGGCATTGAGCCGGCGGCTGGACGCGCAGGTGGACGAGCGGACCCGGTTGTTGCGCGAGGAAATCAGCGAACGGCAGCGTACCGAGAGACTGTTGTTGCAGCGTGAGGCGCAGCTCAAGCTGTCGCTGACCGACAAGCAGCGGGATCTGGACGAGCAGCGCCGCTTTGTTGCCATGTTGTCGCATGAGCTGCGTACGCCGATGGCCGTGATCGACAGTGCTTCGCAGATGCTGTCGCTGCGGCTGCCGGCGTCTGATCGCAGCAGCCAGTCGCGTCTGGCCCGCATCCGGCAGGAAGTACGCCGGCTGACGGCCCTGTGCGACAACTGGCTGGCAGATGACCGGCTGGGACAGCAGTCGCAGCGCCTGCAACCGGTTTGCTGCACGCTGGCGGTCTGGTTGCAGGAGGTGGTTGCCGGTATCCAGTGCGAATCCGGCGACATTCATTTGCATGAACTTCCGGTGGCCGAGGTGGTGATTGATCCTTTCCTGCTGCGTGTGGCGCTGCACAACCTGATCGACAATGCCCGCAAGTACTCGCCGGCCGGGCTGCCGGTTGAACTGCATGCCGGATGCCGACCTGACGGCATGCTGGTGCTGGTTGTGGCAGACCGGGGCAGTGGCGTGCCCGACGCTCTCAAGGAAACGATTTTCGAGCGCTACGAGCGCGGGCGCGAACACGTCGCCAGCATTCGCGGACTGGGGCTCGGACTGTCCATCGTGCGCCGCATTGTCGAGCAGCACCAGGGACAGATACATGTACGGGACCGGGCCGGTGGTGGCAGCGAGTTTGTCGTGCAGCTGCCGGTTGTCGTATCGACGGTACCGTTGTCCGGGCCTCGATTGCTGCCTGCGCCCTTGATGCAGGAGGTACCGGCTCGTCAGCCGGACAGGACGGGCTGA
- a CDS encoding response regulator transcription factor yields MPESYRFFRIAVVEDEPTLRDDMADFLSSYGHFVSASPSAEAFWRQHAGNLPDLVILDLGLPGSDGLTLAAQLRELPQPPCILMVTARSQREQRLEGYAAGADVYLVKPVDYQELAALIQRQCERRQTPARTQLRWQLKPQSWLLVTPEGEEIQLSVSETLLLQEMARQTGIPVGHAQLIRAIGHQPDYFDPRRLATQIHRLRDKPLRQCGKTLPIESVYARGYALTEPLHIDGEHLPPHPAARDR; encoded by the coding sequence ATGCCTGAATCATATCGTTTTTTCCGCATCGCCGTGGTCGAAGACGAACCGACGCTGCGTGACGATATGGCGGACTTCCTGTCGTCGTATGGCCATTTCGTCAGCGCCAGCCCTTCTGCCGAGGCATTCTGGCGCCAGCATGCCGGCAATCTGCCCGACCTCGTGATCCTGGATCTGGGCCTGCCCGGTTCGGATGGTCTGACGCTGGCCGCCCAGCTGCGCGAACTGCCACAGCCTCCGTGCATCCTGATGGTGACGGCCCGCAGCCAGCGCGAACAGCGCCTGGAGGGCTATGCCGCAGGTGCGGACGTGTATCTCGTCAAGCCGGTCGACTATCAGGAGCTGGCAGCCCTGATCCAGCGGCAGTGTGAACGCCGGCAGACCCCGGCCCGCACGCAGCTGCGCTGGCAACTCAAGCCACAGAGCTGGCTCTTGGTCACGCCGGAGGGAGAAGAAATCCAGCTCAGCGTCAGCGAGACCCTGTTGCTGCAGGAAATGGCCCGGCAAACCGGCATACCGGTCGGACATGCCCAGCTGATCCGGGCAATCGGCCACCAGCCGGACTATTTCGATCCCCGCCGGCTGGCAACCCAGATCCATCGGCTGCGCGACAAGCCCCTGCGACAGTGCGGCAAGACCCTGCCGATCGAATCGGTATACGCCCGTGGCTACGCCCTGACCGAGCCCCTGCACATCGACGGCGAGCATTTGCCGCCACACCCGGCAGCCCGGGACCGCTGA
- the ppx gene encoding exopolyphosphatase, whose product MTVPFETLAAVDLGSNSFRLQIVRVTEGGLFPIDSLKDTVRLGAGLLPNGNLDDAVAARALACLARFGERLRGFKPDRVRVVGTNTLRVANHAEAFIAQAEALLGFPIEIIAGREEARLIYLGAAHSLPLSPEKRLVVDIGGGSTEFIIGQGMQALRTESLTMGCVSYSLRFFPDGRMTRSRFRDAELAARDQVQRIARDFSPEHWQCAIGTSGTARSLRDILEQSDFSEEGITLDGMERLRHELIKIGQMQDVTLKGLREDRAPVLPGGLAIMLAVFEELQVQGMGLTLGALRDGVLYDLLGREEACDPRAKTVDFMMRRYHVEAAQAKRVARLAQRFYAALAPYPADGEHERELAWAAQLHEVGLDISHSGFHKHAAYIVENSDMPGFSRREQQRLATLIMAQRGSLTKLANRVGIDESLWPAILSLRLAALLSRSRRDPAFPATFMASSDSGHVFRLVFEPDWLRQHPLTATALAEEAVRWKDIGFELLIPQLLAEPERTRKSS is encoded by the coding sequence ATGACCGTCCCTTTTGAAACGCTGGCCGCTGTCGATCTTGGTTCCAACAGTTTCCGGCTCCAGATTGTCCGCGTAACCGAAGGCGGACTGTTCCCGATCGACTCGCTGAAAGACACCGTCAGGCTCGGAGCCGGCCTGTTGCCCAACGGCAACCTGGATGACGCCGTGGCCGCGCGCGCGCTGGCCTGTCTGGCGCGCTTCGGCGAACGCCTGCGCGGCTTCAAGCCGGACCGCGTCCGTGTGGTCGGCACCAATACTCTGCGGGTGGCCAACCACGCCGAGGCATTCATTGCCCAGGCCGAGGCACTGCTTGGATTTCCGATCGAAATCATCGCCGGCCGTGAAGAGGCCCGCCTGATCTATCTGGGTGCAGCGCACAGCCTGCCGCTGTCACCGGAAAAGCGGCTGGTGGTCGATATTGGCGGCGGCTCCACCGAGTTCATCATCGGCCAGGGCATGCAGGCCCTGCGTACCGAGAGCCTGACCATGGGCTGTGTCAGTTACAGCTTGCGGTTCTTCCCGGACGGGCGCATGACCCGCAGCCGTTTCCGTGATGCCGAACTGGCTGCACGAGACCAGGTGCAGCGGATCGCCCGCGACTTTTCGCCGGAGCACTGGCAATGTGCCATCGGCACCTCGGGCACGGCACGTTCGCTGCGTGACATTCTGGAGCAATCGGATTTCAGCGAAGAAGGCATCACGCTGGACGGCATGGAGCGCCTGCGCCACGAACTGATCAAGATCGGGCAGATGCAGGACGTGACCCTCAAAGGCTTGCGCGAAGACCGCGCTCCGGTCCTGCCGGGCGGGCTGGCCATCATGCTGGCAGTCTTTGAAGAATTGCAGGTCCAGGGCATGGGGCTGACGCTGGGCGCCTTGCGTGACGGCGTGCTTTACGATCTGCTCGGACGGGAAGAAGCCTGCGATCCGCGGGCCAAGACGGTGGATTTCATGATGCGCCGCTACCATGTCGAAGCGGCGCAGGCGAAGCGGGTGGCTAGGCTGGCACAGCGGTTTTACGCCGCACTGGCACCTTATCCGGCTGACGGCGAGCATGAGCGCGAGCTGGCATGGGCCGCGCAGCTGCACGAGGTGGGGCTCGACATTTCCCACTCGGGTTTTCACAAGCATGCCGCGTACATCGTGGAAAACAGCGACATGCCGGGCTTTTCCCGGCGCGAGCAGCAGCGGCTGGCCACCCTGATCATGGCGCAGCGCGGTTCGCTGACCAAGCTGGCCAATCGTGTCGGGATCGACGAATCGCTCTGGCCGGCCATCCTGTCGTTGCGGCTGGCCGCGCTGTTGAGCCGCAGCCGCCGCGATCCGGCTTTTCCGGCCACCTTCATGGCCAGCAGTGATTCCGGACACGTATTCCGGCTGGTTTTCGAACCTGACTGGCTCAGGCAGCACCCGCTGACTGCCACGGCACTTGCCGAAGAGGCGGTACGCTGGAAGGACATCGGCTTTGAGCTGCTGATTCCGCAGCTCTTGGCAGAGCCGGAACGTACACGCAAAAGCAGCTGA
- the phoU gene encoding phosphate signaling complex protein PhoU, giving the protein MPNEHISKQFDVELETIRTRVLQMGGLVEQQIGNAVQALLDGDTDRLSQVMADDVQVNAMEVRLDEECQLIIARRQPAARDLRMVMTVIKTITDLERIGDEAEKIARVGKSMLEGDRVFVPRLREIEKMAEVATSMLRRALDAFARLDAQGALDVARQDRLLDEEFSANLRQLITFMMEDPRTISMSLDTIFIAKAIERIGDHAKNLAEYVVYLVKGKDIRHVSLEDVERQGL; this is encoded by the coding sequence ATGCCCAACGAACATATCTCCAAGCAGTTTGACGTAGAACTCGAAACCATCCGCACCCGCGTGTTGCAGATGGGCGGTCTGGTCGAACAGCAGATCGGCAATGCCGTCCAGGCTCTGCTCGACGGCGATACGGACCGTTTGTCCCAGGTCATGGCCGACGATGTGCAGGTCAACGCGATGGAAGTGCGGCTGGACGAGGAATGCCAGCTCATCATTGCCCGCCGCCAGCCCGCTGCCCGTGACCTGCGCATGGTCATGACTGTCATCAAGACGATCACCGATCTCGAGCGCATCGGTGACGAAGCGGAAAAGATCGCCCGGGTCGGCAAGAGCATGCTCGAAGGTGACCGCGTCTTTGTGCCGCGCCTGCGTGAAATCGAGAAAATGGCCGAGGTGGCCACGTCGATGCTGCGCCGGGCACTGGATGCCTTCGCCCGTCTTGATGCCCAAGGGGCTCTGGACGTGGCCCGTCAGGACCGCCTGCTGGACGAAGAGTTCAGCGCCAACCTGCGCCAGCTCATCACTTTCATGATGGAAGATCCGCGGACCATCTCCATGTCGCTGGACACCATTTTCATCGCCAAGGCCATCGAGCGCATTGGCGACCACGCCAAAAACCTGGCCGAATACGTGGTGTATTTGGTCAAGGGCAAAGACATCCGCCACGTTTCGCTGGAAGATGTCGAACGTCAGGGGCTGTAA
- the rpiA gene encoding ribose-5-phosphate isomerase RpiA, producing MNEQDKMKAAAARKAIDYVPEGAIIGVGTGSTANFFIDELARIKDRIEGAVASSQATADRLKAIGIQVFDLNGVGELPVYVDGCDEINHYLHMIKGGGGALTREKIVATSSRQFICIADESKLVKRLGAFPLPVEVIPMARSLVARKLVKLGGHPEWRENFVTDNGNLILDVHDLAIDQPLEMEETINRMAGVVTCGLFARRRADVLLLGRSDGTVQTIE from the coding sequence ATGAACGAACAAGACAAAATGAAAGCAGCGGCTGCCAGAAAAGCGATCGACTACGTGCCGGAAGGCGCCATTATCGGCGTGGGCACCGGATCGACTGCCAACTTTTTCATCGATGAACTGGCCAGGATCAAGGACCGCATCGAAGGCGCCGTGGCGAGCTCCCAGGCGACTGCCGACCGCCTGAAGGCGATCGGCATCCAGGTGTTCGACCTGAACGGCGTGGGTGAATTGCCGGTGTATGTGGATGGTTGCGACGAGATCAACCATTACCTGCACATGATCAAGGGCGGTGGCGGTGCGCTGACCCGTGAAAAGATCGTGGCCACCTCGTCCCGCCAGTTCATCTGCATTGCGGACGAAAGCAAGCTGGTCAAGCGGCTGGGGGCGTTCCCGCTGCCGGTCGAGGTCATCCCGATGGCGCGCAGCCTGGTGGCCCGCAAGCTTGTCAAGCTGGGCGGTCATCCGGAATGGCGCGAAAATTTCGTGACCGACAACGGCAACCTGATCCTGGACGTGCATGACCTGGCCATCGACCAGCCGCTGGAGATGGAAGAAACCATCAACCGCATGGCCGGCGTGGTGACCTGCGGCCTGTTTGCACGCCGCCGTGCCGACGTGCTGCTGCTGGGTCGCAGCGACGGTACCGTCCAGACCATTGAATGA
- the ispF gene encoding 2-C-methyl-D-erythritol 2,4-cyclodiphosphate synthase, with protein sequence MNLRIGQGWDVHRLVEGRPLVLGGVTIPFDKGLDGHSDADALCHAITDALFGAAALGDIGRHFPDTDLEFKGADSRVLLREAVRRVREAGFDIVNVDSTVIAQAPRLAPYVEAMRSHLAADLGLSPDRVNVKAKTSERLGHLGRGEGIAADAVCLLQSRLQE encoded by the coding sequence ATGAATCTGCGAATCGGGCAGGGATGGGACGTGCACCGGCTGGTGGAGGGGCGGCCTCTGGTACTGGGCGGGGTGACGATCCCGTTTGACAAGGGGCTGGACGGGCATTCGGATGCTGATGCGCTGTGCCACGCCATTACCGACGCACTGTTTGGCGCAGCAGCGCTGGGCGACATTGGCCGGCACTTTCCTGACACTGACCTAGAGTTCAAGGGAGCAGACAGCCGTGTGCTGCTGCGGGAAGCGGTGCGCCGGGTGCGGGAAGCCGGTTTTGACATCGTGAACGTCGACAGCACGGTGATTGCCCAGGCGCCCAGGCTGGCACCGTACGTCGAAGCCATGCGCAGTCATCTGGCGGCTGATCTGGGGCTGTCTCCGGACCGGGTCAACGTCAAGGCCAAGACCAGTGAACGCCTCGGGCATCTGGGCCGGGGCGAAGGCATTGCCGCCGACGCCGTGTGCCTGCTGCAATCACGCCTGCAGGAATGA
- the ispD gene encoding 2-C-methyl-D-erythritol 4-phosphate cytidylyltransferase has product MSRCLALVPAAGGGSRMGADRPKQYLDLAGAPLLAHTLRRLLAEPRLARVLVVLAPDDVWFDRFDWPRDVRLEILRVGGATRAESVRNGLLHAGAAADDWVLVHDAARCCLPPDALDRLIDTLQADPVGGLLALPVADTLKRETSGQRVAQTVSREGLWLAQTPQMFRAGMLALALDRPLDRAVTDEASAIERLGLVPRLVTGDALNFKVTWPHDLVLARAVLGLDNAGK; this is encoded by the coding sequence ATGAGCCGCTGTCTGGCACTGGTGCCCGCGGCTGGTGGCGGCAGCCGCATGGGAGCCGACCGGCCCAAGCAGTATCTTGACCTTGCTGGCGCCCCCCTGCTGGCCCATACCCTGCGCCGCCTGCTGGCCGAGCCGCGTCTGGCCCGGGTGCTGGTGGTGCTGGCCCCGGACGATGTCTGGTTTGACCGCTTTGACTGGCCGCGGGACGTACGGCTGGAAATCCTGCGGGTCGGCGGGGCGACACGGGCCGAAAGCGTACGCAACGGCCTGCTGCATGCCGGTGCGGCAGCGGATGACTGGGTGCTGGTGCACGATGCTGCCCGCTGTTGCCTGCCGCCCGATGCGCTGGACCGGCTGATCGACACGTTGCAGGCCGACCCGGTCGGCGGGCTGCTGGCTCTGCCGGTGGCCGATACGCTGAAGCGGGAAACGTCCGGGCAACGGGTGGCGCAGACGGTGTCGCGCGAAGGATTGTGGCTGGCGCAGACCCCGCAGATGTTCCGGGCCGGCATGCTGGCGCTGGCGCTGGACCGTCCGCTGGACCGGGCGGTCACCGATGAGGCCAGCGCCATCGAACGTCTGGGCCTGGTGCCGCGCCTGGTGACGGGGGATGCGCTGAATTTCAAGGTGACCTGGCCTCACGATCTGGTGCTGGCACGGGCCGTGCTCGGTCTGGACAACGCCGGGAAATAA
- the dnaQ gene encoding DNA polymerase III subunit epsilon, producing the protein MRQIILDTETTGLDPQSHRLIEVAGLEMVNRKLTGRHLHLYIHPQRDIDPDAQRVHGISLDMLEGKPVFKAVAGEIADFLRDAELIIHNAAFDIGFLNAEFARVGLPATQKVAGNVIDTLAMAREIFPGKRNNLDALCDRFDIDRSNRTLHGALIDCELLADVYLAMTRGQESLEMAIEPDQGEGGTLRLGNRKPLVVQKASEAECAVHSRYLELLDKKAGGPCVWRDYEPLPPAAGTEA; encoded by the coding sequence ATGCGTCAAATCATCCTTGATACCGAAACCACCGGGCTGGACCCGCAGTCGCACCGGCTGATCGAAGTCGCCGGTCTGGAAATGGTCAACCGCAAGCTGACCGGGCGACACCTGCACCTGTACATCCACCCGCAACGCGACATTGATCCCGATGCCCAGCGCGTGCACGGCATCAGTCTTGACATGCTCGAAGGCAAGCCGGTGTTCAAGGCCGTTGCCGGCGAGATCGCCGATTTTCTGCGCGATGCCGAGCTGATCATCCACAATGCCGCGTTTGACATCGGCTTTCTCAACGCCGAATTTGCCCGGGTTGGCTTGCCCGCCACCCAGAAAGTCGCCGGCAATGTCATCGACACGCTGGCGATGGCGCGGGAGATTTTTCCCGGCAAGCGCAACAACCTTGATGCCCTGTGCGACCGCTTTGACATCGACCGCAGCAACCGTACCCTGCACGGCGCCCTGATCGACTGCGAACTGCTGGCCGATGTCTACCTGGCCATGACCCGCGGACAGGAAAGCCTGGAAATGGCCATCGAGCCGGACCAGGGTGAAGGCGGGACACTCCGGCTGGGCAACCGCAAGCCGCTAGTGGTCCAGAAAGCCAGCGAGGCCGAATGTGCCGTCCACAGCCGTTATCTCGAACTGCTGGACAAAAAGGCCGGCGGGCCATGCGTGTGGCGTGACTACGAACCGTTGCCGCCGGCTGCCGGGACAGAGGCATGA
- the rnhA gene encoding ribonuclease HI has translation MNQKPDTMVEIYTDGACKGNPGPGGWGALLRCQGQEKELFGGAPDTTNNRMELQAVIEALRCLKRPCDIDIYTDSQYVQKGISEWITGWKARGWRTASKAPVKNADLWQMLDAEVARHRIQWHWVKGHAGHEFNERADELANRGVDLVR, from the coding sequence ATGAACCAAAAGCCTGACACTATGGTCGAGATCTATACCGACGGCGCCTGCAAGGGCAACCCCGGCCCCGGTGGCTGGGGTGCCTTGCTGCGCTGTCAGGGGCAGGAAAAAGAACTGTTCGGCGGCGCGCCGGACACCACCAACAACCGCATGGAACTGCAAGCCGTGATCGAAGCGCTGCGCTGCCTCAAGCGTCCGTGCGACATCGACATCTACACCGACTCGCAGTACGTGCAAAAAGGCATCAGCGAGTGGATCACAGGCTGGAAAGCCCGCGGCTGGCGCACGGCCAGCAAGGCCCCGGTCAAGAATGCCGACCTGTGGCAGATGCTGGATGCCGAAGTGGCCCGTCACCGCATCCAGTGGCACTGGGTCAAGGGCCATGCCGGGCACGAATTCAACGAACGGGCCGACGAGCTGGCCAACCGCGGCGTCGATCTGGTCCGTTAA
- a CDS encoding class I SAM-dependent methyltransferase, which yields MNHASSSSGGASPLALSQWLASPLGRYVLAREQAFYDKAVADCFGYRAVQLGWTGVPLMRCNRIPWQCLVGQTGLAGVQALPYQLPFATRSLDLLLMPHTLDFSAHPRETLREAERVLAPEGRLVLTGFNPVSLFGLRRVWSRQQAPWNAHFLSLRRLKDWLELLDFDLASGAFLCYAPPTGSEEWRSRFRFMESAGDRWWPAASGVYALHAIKRVRGMRLIRPGWSLRRPIIAVPQPEQPAVTSREGQQNEPKA from the coding sequence GGCGCTTCGCCGCTGGCGCTGAGCCAGTGGCTGGCATCCCCGCTCGGTCGCTACGTGCTGGCGCGCGAGCAGGCGTTTTACGACAAGGCGGTGGCCGACTGTTTCGGCTACCGGGCCGTCCAGCTTGGCTGGACCGGAGTGCCGCTGATGCGCTGCAACCGGATTCCGTGGCAATGCCTGGTCGGCCAGACCGGCCTGGCCGGTGTGCAGGCCTTGCCCTACCAGCTGCCGTTTGCCACGCGCAGCCTTGACCTGCTCCTGATGCCGCACACGCTGGATTTCAGCGCGCATCCCCGGGAAACCCTGCGTGAGGCCGAACGCGTGCTGGCACCGGAAGGCCGGCTGGTGCTGACCGGATTCAACCCGGTTTCGCTTTTCGGTCTGCGACGGGTCTGGAGCCGGCAGCAGGCACCGTGGAATGCCCATTTCCTCAGCCTGCGCCGTCTCAAGGACTGGCTGGAGTTGCTGGATTTCGACCTCGCCAGTGGTGCCTTCCTGTGTTACGCCCCGCCCACCGGCAGTGAAGAATGGCGCAGCCGCTTCCGCTTCATGGAGTCGGCCGGCGACCGCTGGTGGCCGGCTGCCAGCGGCGTCTATGCCTTACATGCCATCAAACGGGTGCGCGGCATGCGGCTGATCCGGCCCGGCTGGTCGCTGCGCCGCCCTATCATCGCCGTCCCGCAACCCGAACAACCCGCCGTCACCTCGCGTGAGGGCCAGCAGAATGAACCAAAAGCCTGA